CGCTTGCGACGAACGGCCTGCCCAGCACCGGGCGTTGACTCCGGGTCAGGTTCGGGTCGGCAACCCGGCTGCCTTCCATCCGAGGATGCCCCCGGCGAGATGATGGTTGTAGGGATAACCGGCGTCCTGCGCCGCCACCGACGCCGTGATCGACCGCCGGCCGGAGCGGCAGGCAAAGACCACCTGCCTGCCCTGCGGATCGGGAATTTCGGACGGATCAAACGACGACAGCGGTAGCACCACCGCGTCCGGGTAGCTTTCTGCCGCCGTCTCATTGGGCTCGCGCACGTCGATAAGAAGCATGCGGCCGGCGCGCACGCCCTCGGCCACCTCCTGCGGCGTGAGATTGATCACCTCGCCGGCGCGCGGCATTTCGTCGGCCATGACGGCAACTCCTTCAGTCCGAATGGCCCTGTTTAGCCGGGTTTTCAGCCTGCCGCACGCGGCTTTTTAAGGCGCTAAATGGTCACCTGGGTGCCCACCTCGACGACGCGGCCGGTCGGAATCTGGAAGTAGTCGGTCGCGTCATTGGCCGTGCGCGACAGCGAAATGAACAGCCGGTCCTGCCAGCGCGGCATTCCGGATTGGGCCGCCGGCTTGAGCAGGCGCCGCGACAGGAAGAACGACGTCGACATGATATCGAAGGTCCAGCCGAGCTTGCGCGCCACAGCGAGCGCCTTGGGCACGTTCGGCTGCTCCATGAAGCCGAAGCGCAGCACGACGCGTGAGAAAGTCTCGCCGACGGGCTCGATGCGCACCCGTTCGGCAACGTCGACACGCGGCGTATCGGCCGTCTCGACGGTGAGGATGACGTTATGCTCGTGCAGCACCTTGTAGTGCTTGAGGCTGTGCATCAGCGCGGTCGGCGCAAAGGCCGGGTCGCCGGTCAGGAACACGGCCGTACCCGGCACGCGCGCCGGTGGCTTCTTCTCCAGGCTGGAGACGAGCGTCTCGAGCGGAATTTCCAGCTTACGCGTTTTCTGGATCAGGAGCCGACTGCCGCGCCGCCAGGTATACATCACGACCATCACGACAGCGCCGAGCGCCAGCGGCATCCAGCCGCCTTCGAACAGCTTGAGCAGGTTCGAGACGAGGAACGTCAGGTCGATGAGAAGGAATGGCAGCATCAGCGCCAGCGCCGCAACGAGCGGCCAGCGCCAGACCTTGTTGATGACGACGATCGCCATCAAGGCGGTCACCACCATGGTGCCCGTGACGGCGATGCCATAGGCCGAAGCCAATGCGCTCGACGAGCGGAACAACGCCACCAGCAGAAGCACACCGATCAGCAGCAGAAGATTGACCCGCGGCATGTAGATCTGGCCAGACACCTCCTCCGAGGTGTGGCGAATTTCAAGCCGCGGCAAGAGGCCAAGCTGGATCGCCTGCCGCGTCAGCGAATAAGCGCCGGTGATCACCGCCTGACTGGCGATGACGGTGGCCGCTGCGGCCAAAACCACCATCGGCAGCAGCGCCCATTGCGGATACATCAGGAAGAACGGGTTCGCGATGGCCTTCGGATCGGCCAGCACCAGCGCGCCCTGCCCGAGATAATTGATGGTCAGCGAT
The Pseudolabrys sp. FHR47 genome window above contains:
- a CDS encoding rhodanese-like domain-containing protein, which encodes MADEMPRAGEVINLTPQEVAEGVRAGRMLLIDVREPNETAAESYPDAVVLPLSSFDPSEIPDPQGRQVVFACRSGRRSITASVAAQDAGYPYNHHLAGGILGWKAAGLPTRT
- a CDS encoding potassium transporter Kup; this encodes MTQPASAISGLSADGAGARHAGFWALTLGSIGVVYGDIGTSPLYALRESVVAAAGEGNPVTEAIILGILSLIIWALLLVVTAKYVLILLRADNNGEGGTLALMALASRALGRSSGFVILLGVISGALFYGDAIITPALSVLSAIEGLKIVTPAFEHYVVPLTVVILVALFAVQSRGTAKVATFFGPLTLIWFAALAVAGIVHIAGNPLVLLAFNPYYGLNFLLHHGIIGFFTLGAVFLVVTGSEALYADLGHFGRGPIRFAWLVVVLPSLTINYLGQGALVLADPKAIANPFFLMYPQWALLPMVVLAAAATVIASQAVITGAYSLTRQAIQLGLLPRLEIRHTSEEVSGQIYMPRVNLLLLIGVLLLVALFRSSSALASAYGIAVTGTMVVTALMAIVVINKVWRWPLVAALALMLPFLLIDLTFLVSNLLKLFEGGWMPLALGAVVMVVMYTWRRGSRLLIQKTRKLEIPLETLVSSLEKKPPARVPGTAVFLTGDPAFAPTALMHSLKHYKVLHEHNVILTVETADTPRVDVAERVRIEPVGETFSRVVLRFGFMEQPNVPKALAVARKLGWTFDIMSTSFFLSRRLLKPAAQSGMPRWQDRLFISLSRTANDATDYFQIPTGRVVEVGTQVTI